In one Lolium rigidum isolate FL_2022 chromosome 3, APGP_CSIRO_Lrig_0.1, whole genome shotgun sequence genomic region, the following are encoded:
- the LOC124702412 gene encoding fumarate hydratase 1, mitochondrial-like, with the protein MAMVLRRLAGAAGSPSAAALLLRPALTRPISTGFREERDTFGPIRVPNDKLWGAQTQRSLQNFDIGGERERMPVPIIRAFGVLKKCAAKVNMDYGLDPTIGKAIMQAAEEVAEGKLDDHFPLVIWQTGSGTQSNMNANEVIANRAAEILGHKRGDKFVHPNDHVNRSQSSNDTFPTVMHIAAAVEINSRFIPSLDQLHKSLHSKSDEFKDIIKIGRTHTQDATPLTLGQEFSGYATQVKYGIDRIACTLPRMYQLAQGGTAVGTGLNTKKGFDVKIAAAVAEETDLPFVTAENKFEALAAHDAFVESSGAVNTVSASLMKVANDIRLLGSGPRCGLGELILPENEPGSSIMPGKVNPTQCEALTMVCAQVMGNHVGVTIGGSNGHFELNVYKPMIAAGLLRSLRLLGDASVSFEKNCVRGIEANHKRISQLLHESLMLVTSLNPKIGYDNAAAVAKKAHKEGTTLKESALSLGVLTEKEFHELVVPEKMIGPSD; encoded by the exons ATGGCGATGGTGCTGCGCCGCCTCGCGGGCgcggccggctcgccgtcggcggCCGCGCTGCTGCTCCGCCCCGCGCTCACCCGCCCGATCTCCACCGGATTCCGCGAGGAGCGCGACACCTTCGGCCCCATCCGCGTCCCCAACGACAA GCTGTGGGGCGCGCAGACGCAGAGATCGCTGCAGAATTTTGACATTGGCGGCGAGCGCGAGCGGATGCCCGTGCCTATCATCCGCGCCTTTGGCGTGCTCAAAAAGTGCGCCGCTAAG GTGAATATGGACTATGGCCTGGATCCAACGATTGGGAAGGCAATAATGCAGGCAGCTGAGGAGGTTGCAGAGGGAAAGTTGGATGATCACTTTCCGCTTGTGATCTGGCAAACTGGCAGTGGCACACAAAGCAACATGAATGCCAATGAG GTAATTGCTAATAGGGCAGCTGAGATACTTGGGCATAAGCGTGGTGATAAGTTTGTACACCCTAATGACCATGTGAACAGGTCACAGTCCTCAAATGATACATTTCCCACT GTTATGCACATAGCAGCAGCTGTAGAGATCAATTCAAGGTTTATCCCAAGTTTGGATCAGTTGCATAAGTCACTTCATTCAAAG TCTGATGAGTTCAAAGACATCATTAAAATTGGGCGTACGCATACCCAAGATGCCACCCCGTTGACTCTTGGGCAAGAATTCAGTGGTTATGCTACACAG GTGAAGTATGGAATTGATCGAATTGCATGTACCTTACCAAGGATGTATCAG CTTGCTCAAGGTGGGACTGCAGTTGGCACTGGCTTGAACACCAAGAAAGG ATTTGATGTCAAAATTGCTGCTGCAGTGGCCGAGGAAACAGATCTACCATTTGTGACAGCAGAGAACAAGTTTGAAGCTTTG GCAGCACATGATGCTTTTGTTGAGAGTAGTGGTGCCGTGAACACAGTTTCTGCATCTCTTATGAAGGTAGCAAATGACATACGCTTGCTGGGAAG CGGTCCTCGTTGTggacttggtgaacttatcctaCCAGAAAATGAGCCTGGGAGCAGCATTATGCCT GGAAAGGTTAATCCTACCCAGTGTGAGGCTTTGACCATGGTTTGTGCTCAG GTTATGGGTAATCACGTTGGTGTTACAATTGGTGGATCAAATGGGCATTTTGAACTGAACGTTTATAAACCAATGATTGCTGCTGGATTGCTTCGA TCATTGAGATTATTAGGCGATGCATCTGTGTCCTTCGAGAAAAACTGTGTCAGGGGAATAGAAGCAAATCACAAGAGAATTTCACAATTGTTGCATGAG TCTTTGATGTTGGTGACATCCTTGAACCCT AAAATTGGCTATGACAATGCTGCAGCTGTTGCTAAGAAAGCTCACAAGGAAGGAACAACACTGAAG GAATCTGCTTTAAGCCTTGGAGTTTTGACGGAAAAAGAATTCCATGAACTTGTTGTTCCAGAGAAGATGATTGGCCCTTCTGATTAA